GTCGCCCGCGTTCATCCAGCTCTTCGACCAGACTTCGATACTTAGACCGAAGCCAGCACACAATGGTCTCGTCTCTCATCCCTGCTCTTGTGCAGAGGCTCTCCACTCCGGTCAATCACTATTGCGGTAAGTTGTTTCCTGCCACCGCCTTAGCCGCCCGAGCGCCGCCATGCGTTCGGCACGGATGAGATTGTCCTGGCTTCGTTGTAAATCCTGATACGCTTGTTCAAGCCGTGCTAACGAACTGTGAAGTTCAGTATTGCTCTGCGCGAGCTCTTGGGTGCGCTCAGCGACTTTTTGCTCCAGACTGGTATTCAATGTTTGAATTTCTTGATAGGCAAGGGCATTGGCAACTGACAACGCACCTTGATTGGCAAGAGCAATAAGAAAATCCCGATCCGCGACTGAGAAGAATCCGCCGGATTCTTTCCGCCCAAGCGCAATGACGCCTATGACTTCGTCTTTGAAACTCATGGGCACCAGCATCTGGAGTTGGTGGCGTTCGAGGAAGTTTCGCTGATCCTGTGCATCGGGAGTCTCGGTACACTCCAGGGGACGATCATATATAGTGAGTACACGGCTTTGTTGCCGTGCCATACTGACGAGAGAGACGGTTCGGGGAAGAGGTCGGAATTCTCCTTCGCGCGGGTACACTGGAACATATTGGCTGCGATCCGAGGTCGGCAGAAAAATGCTGCCGTGCTGGACACCAAGGGTGTCACGAATGGTGTTCCACAATAGGGGCAGAATCTGGCCGAAGGACAAGGTCGAAACCAGCACACTTCCGGTTTGCTCAAGAACTTTCTGAGGATGATAGCGTAAGCGAAAAAACAGGCGGTCGAGCACGCTTTGTAGCTGTTCTTTGAGGGGATTGAGGAGCAGCACGACGGCAATGGCAAAGCCAAGTGGGAACAAGGGGGAGCGTGTCAGATCAGAGGCGTGGAGAAGCAGATTCAGCACGGCAAGGAGCGCGATGTATGCAAGCGTCAGAATAGTGGTCAACGCCAGGTAGTAAGCTGCACGTTTGATCAGGGCATCAATATCGAACAAGTCGTGCTTGACGATGGCGTACCCAAGGCTCATTGGGAAGAGAAATCCGGTAAACGCCATGTAATTGACCGGAACCTCTCCACCGGTGATGCCCGAGGAGAACAACAATATCACTGGGAGTCCATAGCCGCTGAGGAACCCCAGACAGATCACCCGAACGCGCTGCCGCACCAATTAGGACGTTGTGGTCCAATAGTCCCATAGCACACTTCCTAGCAGCGCTGCTCCAGCGACGCCAACATACACCATGCACAAGCTGTAAATAAACGAATACGTTGTCGGGTGATACAGAAAGAGTTGATACGCGACGACCAGGGCTGCCGCGATGATATACGGAATACTGATGCAGACGCTCCGAAAGCGACGGAGACGGTCAGTGGGAAAAACCAGAGCAAGGTGGACATACGCTGCCGGAAAGAGTGCTTCCGCCGCAATATGCAGGCGAAAAAACCAGTGGGGGCCATACAGATCTGCGCCTGTGATCCCAAAGACTCCCGTCGTAAAACCCGCGACACATAACGCCCGACTCGCGGCGTTGGTTGGCTGGAGAAACCACACGGCGATGCCGGTCAAGGCAATACTCAGCCCGGTAAACAGGTACGCAAGAAAGAGCAGACTATAGTCTCTCACTGTGAAGACTTGCGAGGGAAGCGAGACCTCGGTGTGATGCTCACCCTTGACTAGGCTGTACGTAAGCGGTGTGCCTGGTGGGAGTGTGGCGACTGTCGTGTAAACATCTGCAGTCGTGGTCACTGGTTGCCCATTCACTGCGACGATTTGGTGGTGATAGACATCTTGGCGGGGAGCGATAGACCAGTGGGGCAAACTCACTGCGGCGATTACACGGTTGGCGAGAATGACAAATCCGGGGAACGTGCCACCAACCCAGCGTACACTGGTCATGGCACAGACTATTGCAAGCCCCAGGATAATGGCGGCGAGGGCGACTGCACAGCGCTTCTGCCATGGATGATGCGTTGTGGTGGTCATGGTCGTTTCTCCTGTCGATACCGTGACCGGACCGGCCACAGCAACGTTGCCAGTGCAACGCCAGCACTCAGCCAGACAAACCAATCGCCGTAGTGCGTATATATGGTCTTTGTATCGTGAGGCGCCACGTTGCCGATGAGGACGCCTTCGTGCGCAGCGGACTCCTGGGATGGGCGT
This portion of the Deltaproteobacteria bacterium genome encodes:
- a CDS encoding GAF domain-containing protein, coding for MRQRVRVICLGFLSGYGLPVILLFSSGITGGEVPVNYMAFTGFLFPMSLGYAIVKHDLFDIDALIKRAAYYLALTTILTLAYIALLAVLNLLLHASDLTRSPLFPLGFAIAVVLLLNPLKEQLQSVLDRLFFRLRYHPQKVLEQTGSVLVSTLSFGQILPLLWNTIRDTLGVQHGSIFLPTSDRSQYVPVYPREGEFRPLPRTVSLVSMARQQSRVLTIYDRPLECTETPDAQDQRNFLERHQLQMLVPMSFKDEVIGVIALGRKESGGFFSVADRDFLIALANQGALSVANALAYQEIQTLNTSLEQKVAERTQELAQSNTELHSSLARLEQAYQDLQRSQDNLIRAERMAALGRLRRWQETTYRNSD